From the genome of Pungitius pungitius chromosome 21, fPunPun2.1, whole genome shotgun sequence, one region includes:
- the cabcoco1 gene encoding ciliary-associated calcium-binding coiled-coil protein 1, giving the protein MRKSRQHPGHRWDCSRNCLEGAAMATTRFLRVNNMSGAAARRGNKEPPTVKDNKKQNEEAVFLQWEATPQQQVHALLSQAKDQLPLEMRKILGFSNTHVCMKEAALLDYYVSGLCWAKETNFTPEQTSFSMAVMQRLLDNIREKRMPLVENLMEFAKALGAARQCRTSEECTTPLLEEEEAKALITYIRNSLFQKYRLYELLFTTSREELLTGAERTIEVFGCQGALAPLEEGLPTHLYSQ; this is encoded by the exons ATGCGTAAGTCTCGGCAACATCCGGGACATCGCTGGGACTGCAGCCGAAATTGTTTGGAAGGTGCAGCCATGGCAACGACGAGATTCCTCCGCGTTAACAACATGTCCGGTGCAGCGGCACGTCGTGGAAATAAAGAGCCACCTACAGTGAAGGACAACAAGAAGCAG AATGAAGAAGCTGTTTTCCTCCAGTGGGAAGCGACGCCACAGCAGCAAGTCCACGCGCTGCTGTCTCAAGCCAAAGACCAACTTCCGTT GGAAATGAGAAAGATTCTGGGCTTCAGCAACACGCACGTATGTATGAAGGAAGCTGCCCTGCTGGATTACTATGTCAGTGGTCTCTGCTGGGCAAAAGAGACCAACTTCACCCCTGAACAGACCTCTTTCTCCATGGCTGTAATGCAAAGGCTGCTGGATAACATAAGAG AGAAACGGATGCCTTTAGTTGAGAACTTGATGGAGTTTGCTAAGGCTTTAGGTGCTGCCCGTCAGTGCCGAACTTCAGAGGAATGCACTACTCCActtctggaggaagaagaagcaaagGCGCTCATAACTTACATCAGAAACAG TCTGTTTCAGAAGTACAGACTCTACGAGCTCCTCTTCACCACATCCAGAGAGGAGTTACTGACGGGCGCGGAG aGGACCATTGAGGTGTTTGGCTGTCAAGGTGCTCTCGCTCCATTGGAGGAAGGCCTTCCCACTCACCTCTACTCCCAATAA
- the LOC119212976 gene encoding high choriolytic enzyme 1-like, with the protein MTPTASLLLLLLLGLSEAFPLVDEESKTNDQTDKDDKVDISTRILNSNKGSNAMLLEGDLLVPTTRNAMKCFSQQCLWKKGSNGLVTIPFIISSEFSSAEGQVIDTALKSFHSRTCIRFVPRGYENDYISFENRDGCYSSLGRIGGQQVVSINRQGCVYHGIVQHEVNHALGFNHEQCRSDRDSYVRINWENIDPQSAYNFQKLDTNNLNTPYDYSSVMHYGRTAFSMNGMDSITPIPNASAQIGQRIDMSYWDIKRINILYGC; encoded by the coding sequence ATGACTCCCACtgccagcctgctgctgctgcttctgctcggCCTCTCAGAAGCATTTCCTCTCGTTGATgaagaaagcaaaacaaatgacCAAACAGACAAAGATGACAAAGTCGATATCAGCACCAGGATTCTGAACTCCAATAAAGGCAGTAATGCGATGCTGCTGGAAGGAGACTTGTTGGTCCCCACTACCAGAAACGCAATGAAGTGCTTTTCCCAGCAGTGCCTCTGGAAGAAGGGCTCCAACGGCCTGGTGACGATTCCCTTCATCATCAGCAGTGAGTTCAGCAGTGCAGAGGGGCAGGTGATCGACACGGCCTTGAAGTCCTTCCACAGCAGGACCTGCATCCGCTTTGTTCCCCGTGGTTACGAGAACGACTACATAAGCTTTGAGAACAGAGATGGATGCTACTCTTCTCTGGGCAGAATAGGTGGTCAACAGGTAGTCTCTATCAACAGACAGGGCTGCGTCTACCACGGCATCGTCCAGCATGAGGTCAACCACGCTCTGGGCTTCAATCACGAGCAGTGCAGGAGCGACCGTGATAGCTACGTCCGGATCAACTGGGAGAACATTGACCCTCAGAGTGCCTACAACTTCCAGAAACTGGACACCAACAACCTGAACACTCCCTACGACTACTCCTCCGTCATGCACTATGGAAGAACCGCCTTTTCTATGAATGGGATGGACTCCATCACTCCCATCCCCAACGCAAGCGCCCAGATCGGCCAGAGGATCGACATGTCCTACTGGGATATCAAGAGAATCAACATCCTTTATGGGTGCTAA